CTGGGACTATGTAATGGAGCTCTGCGACCAGGCTATCGACAACCTCGAGCCCGGAGACGGCAAGAGCCGCCGCGTAACCAAATACACCGCCGCCGCGCTGAAATCCCGCGCCGCGCTCCACGCCGCTTCCGTGGCCAAATTCTGGAGCAGGGCGCCTATGTCGGGGCCCGCGGTGACAGACAAGCTCGTAGGCATGACCGCCGGTGACGCCGCCGCGTATTACACCGCCTGCATCCAGGCCAGCGAGCTTATCATCAATTCCGGCGCTTTCGCGCTGTACGGCGCCAATCCCGCTTCGCCGGAAGAAGCGGCGGAAAATTACCGCATGCTGTTTGCCAATCCGAACGGCGGCGACAAGGAAACCATTCTCATCAAAGGCTTCACCCTGCCGGGCAACCTCACGGGGCATAATTACGACATCTGGTACCAGCCGGCGCAATCCGCCAACGGCTGGCCGCACCCGGGCCGCATGAATCCCACGCTCGACCTGGTGGACCTCTACGAACGGTACGATAACCCGGGACAATCAGCGCCCGTAGTAACCACCACCGAAGGCGACATCAACGATTACGGCGGGTTCAACGCCGGCCTGCATTATATCCAGTACGATTCTCCCAACGATATCTTCAAGGGTAAAGACGCGCGCCTGTGGGGAACGGCCATCCTGCCCGGCACGCCCTGGAAAGGAACGCCCATCATCATCCAGGCCGGTTACGTGCTGCCGAATGGCCAGGCCGTGGTACGCACCAAAGCGGAAACCACCATCAACGGCACCACTTACTACACCTACGGCGCAGCCAATACTTCGCAGTACTCCGGTTTCGATTCTTATGGCGGGAACAATACGCGGACGGGTTTTTCCTTTAAGAAGTTCATGAACCACGCCGCACCCGTTATGGCAGGCTGGAACCAGAGCACGACCGATTACATCGAGTTCCGTTATGCTGAAGTGCTACTCAACTATGCGGAAGCCGTTGTGGAAAGCGGTACTGGAAACGCCGCTGAAGCCGCGAAGGCGCTGAACGACATCCGCCGCCGTGCGGGCCATACCACCGCCATCCCGCTGACTGTAGCTAATGTGCAAAGGGAAAGGAGAGTGGAGCTGGCTTTCGAAAACAAGCGATTCTGGGATCTCATCCGCCGCCGCGAATTCCATACCGAGTTCAACAACCGGCTGCTGCATTCCATCCTGCCCCTGCAGGACCTCCGCGCGCTGCCGGCTACCAAATACATTTTTGTGCGCGTGGTAGTGCCCAACAGCAACCCGAAGACTTTCCCCGAACGCTCCTATTACCGTTACATCCCCGGCATCGCGGGTAACGGACTGGTAAATAACCCGCAGTATTGATCCGTTTAAACATCACGATTATGAAAAGAACCGCATTTATAGTAGGATTAGGCTTGCTGCTCACGGGGATGGCCGCATGCGAGAAAGACAATTACGACGCCCCGGACGCCGCGCTCTACGGCAATATCTACGACGCCGGCACCAAAACGCTACTGGAACAGGACGTAATCCGTGGATCAGTGGTGGAGCTGAAAGAACACGGGTGGGACAACGTGCAGCCGCAATGGCTCATTTTCAAAACCGACGGCTCCTACGAAAATTCGCTCCTGTTCGAAGCCAATTATACCGTGGCGCCCGTGCGGGGGAACTTCATCCCGGTGGAGCCGCAGGATGTGCGCATCGCAGGCCGTACCCAGCTGGATTTCAATGTTACGCCATACATCCGCATTGTCAGTCCCACGATTACGCGCACCGGCAACCTGGTAACCGCAACTTTTCAACTGCAGCAGCAGGTGACCAACAACGTCCGCAAGATCGGGCTGTATGCACACAGTGATTTCAGGGTAGGGGAAACGCTCCGGCTCACCGCCGCCGAGCAGGACATCAACGCCGTGACGGACCCCGCCACCACGTATACCCTCACCATCGACCTGAACGCGCCTAACGTCCGCGATATCCTCAAGCCCGGACGCACATACTATTTCCGCATCGGCGCGCTCATCGACGCGGTGGAATCCAAACCGAATTATGCGAAAGCCGTGTCTTTCGATCTGTAAACCTTTGCCTGCGGAGATGCCCTTCTCCGCAGGCATTCATGCTTCCGAACGATTATGAAGAGTTTTTTCTTTTCCGCATTGGCCATTATCGCGCTGAGCTGCGCTAAAAAAAGCGGCGGCAACGGCCAGGAACCGCCTCCGCCCACACCGCCCGTCAAGGAAATCGTGTACGACGAAACCGGCTGCCTCTACACCGCTTACGATAACCTCGTGATGGCAGGTTACCAGGGATGGTTCGCCGCCCAGGGCGACGGCTCCGACCGTGGCTGGTATCACCTCGGCATGGGCCACTGCGGCGGCTTCAAACCGGGATGCTCCGCGGTGGACTTCTATCCGGACATGTCCGAATACACGCAGAAATATAAAACGGATTTCAAATACGCTGACGGAACGGACGCGTATATGTTCAGTCCATACGACGAAACCACGGTAGACCTGCACTTCAAATGGATGAAGGATTACGGGATCGACGGCGTGTTCATGCAGCGCTTTGTGGTGGAAGTGAAGGAATCCAACCCGAAAGGCAAGCGCCATTTCAACAAAGTGCTCGAAAACGCGCTGAAAGCCGCGAAGAAGCACGGTCGCGCCATTTGCGTGATGTACGACCTCAGCGGTTGCGGGCCGGAAGACGTGGCATATATCGAGCAGGATTGGAAAGAACTGCAGTCCACCTTCAACCTGTTCGACAATAAAACACATCCCACTTACCTGCGGCACAACAAGAAGCCGCTGATGGTGCTTTGGGGCGTGGGTTTCAACGACAACCGCCGCTATACCACCGCCAATGTAGATCAGTTGGTGGGGAAGCTGAAAGGGCCGGAAAAGCGGGTGTCCGTCATGCTCGGCGTACCGTATTACTGGCGCAGCATGAAAAACGACACGGAAAACAATCCCGCGTTGCATGCGCTGATTAAGAAATCCGATATCATCATGCCCTGGGCGGTAGGCCGTTACAGCAGCGGGAACTATGCGCAGGTAGCCGGCGTGGAGCTGGCCGCGGATATCCAGTGGTGTAAAAACAACAACGTATCGTATGTGCCCCTGGCGTTCCCCGGGTTCAGCTGGGGCAACCTGAAAAACGATCCCGCGCAGTACAACTCCATCCCGCGGCTGAAAGGCGACTTTCTGTGGCAGCAGGTGGCCGGCGCGAAGATCTCCGGGGCGAAATCGCTGTACGTGGCCATGTTCGACGAAATCGACGAAGGCACGGCGATCTTCAAATGCGCCCGGGAAGGGGAGTTGCCTTTACATGGCGACCGCCGTTTCATTGGCATTGAGGCCGACCTCCAAAGTGACCACTATCTCTGGCTGACCGGTCAGGCCGCCCGCTGGTTTCATGGCGAAGGCGGTTTTGGCGCCACCCGGCCCGTACGGAACTGAGCGGAAATATATAACTGGTGTTACACACATGCATGCCCCCCAAGGTCCGATCACGGGCTGGGGGGCTTTTCATTTCAGTTGGGCAAAACGGCATTCCGGCGGAAGAAAATATCAGTTGGGGGATGTGTATGTTCTCAAGTATCGAACAGTGGCTACTTTTACATATTGGTAACCCCTAACATTATTTCTGCCATGTTTAAAATCAGTATCGCCGTTCTGGCAACAGGGCTGCTGGCATTTTCCGCCAACAGCATCATTACCCGGCTGGGTATTTCGGATGAAGACGCCCATAAAACCATCGATCGCAACCTGCTTTCAGGTAAAATGGAGCTGATCGCGGCGTATAAAGCCAAGCAGATCCCCGCGGGCGAGCGCGCCCAGGCCGTCAAAGAGATGGGAGATTACATCAAAGCCTATGTTTCCACGCCGGAATACAAAGCGGCATACGTGGAAGAATGGGAGAAGGAAGCGCCTAAGGATGCGAACGCCAAGCTCAGGGCCGCCATCAAAAAGAGCGAGAAGGACTATCAAGAATTAGAGAAGATCCATGAAACCGCCGAAGCGGAATACAAGGCAAGCTACGCCGAAGCGCTGAAAACGATGAAAGATCTTATCAATGCCCTCAAAGACCCGAAGCACAAGATGCACAAGATCTACGTGCAGTCGATGGTAGGAGAGGTGCCTGGCCCGCCCACGGCTGCTTTCAAAGCCGAACTGGCGAAGTATGAAGAAAAGTATCCCGGCACGGTGGAAGGCATGCTCAAGCTGCGCCTGAAATCTTTCCTGGCGTTGAGCGCCGATATCGACTTCAACGCTGCGCTGGTGAAGAAAGGGAATAAAATGATTTTTGAGGACCCGGCATTGGAAAAAAGAAGCGCCGAATGGAAGCAATGTTTCCGCGCCGGGCCCGAAGCCGTGAAAGCCGCGCGTGCATACGCGGAACAATGGCTGAAGGAGCTGCCATGATCTGATGCATGATGTATGTGCCGGAAGACGCCCCCGCAACGGGGCGTCTTTGTTTTTGGAAATTATCCGGGGAAATAACGGCTGCAAGTCCTAAGTTTGTCTGAAAGGAAAGAGAAACACTACTATGAGAATATTATTTGCAATCATGACCGTGCTGGGGTTGCTGGCAGCCCCCCGCGCCAGGGCGCAACAGCCGATACTGACGGGCGCCGATCAAACGGATGTATACCTGCCCATGCTCAAAGGCAAAAGGGTGGGCCTGCTCGTCAATCCTACGTCCGTGATCGGTTCCACGCCGATAGTTGACAGTTTGCTGAAGCGCGGCGTCAACATCAAAATGATCTTCGGGCCGGAGCATGGTTTCCGTAACAACGCGAGCAACGGCGCGGAAGTGGCCGATGAGATCGATCCGCAGACGGGCATCCCGGTGGTGTCGTTATACGGCAATCGCCGCAAGCCGGAGCCAGCCCAAATGGCGGCGCTCGATGTGCTGGTGTTTGACCTGCAGGATGTGGGATGCCGGTTTTATACACTCATCAATTCCCTCCGTGAAATCATGGAAGCCTGTGCCGACGCGGGCAAGCCGCTCGTGATCCTCGACCGTCCCAACCCCAACGGTTTTGTCGACGGTCCGATCCTGGATATGTCGCTGGAATCGGGAATCGGGCGGTTCCCGGTGCCGATCGCGCATGGCATGACCATCGGAGAATTCGCGCAGATGATCAACGGACAGGGATGGATGCGCAATAAAAAGAAATGCGATATCCGGATCGTCAAGTTGAAAAATTACCGGCATGATTTGGATTACACCTTGCCGGTAGCTCCCTCACCGAACCTCAATACGCAGCAATCCATCGTGCTGTACCCTTCGCTGTGTTTATTCGAAGGCACCATTCTCAGCCAGGGCCGCGGCACGCATTTCCCGTTCACCGTGCTGGGTGCACCCGCGTTCAAAGGGAAATTCGATTTCTCCTTCACGCCGGTGAGCATCCCCGGCAAAAGCGAATCGCCGCTGCACAAAGATGTGACTTGTTATGGCCTCGACCTGCGCACGTTCGACATCACGCCCTGGCGCAAGCGTGGCCAGATCAATATCGGCTGGATGATCGAATTGTATAAAGCATATCCGAATAAAAAGGATTTCTTCAACCGCAGTCTGAGCAGCGCAATCGGTAATATCGATTATCTCGCAGGTACCCGTGATTTCCGTAAGCAGATTGAAGCGGGCGCCACGGAAGCGGAGATCCGCAAAAGCTGGGAGCCGGGGTTGAGCCGGTATAAAGTGATGCGGAAGAAATACGTATTATACCCCTGATTTTCTCATAACCACCAACTTTTCTTGAAGGCCCGGTAACGGGCCTTTTTCTATTTTTTTATAGAAGTTTTCAATACTTTAATAAATCGAAATAAAATATAACATGGATGTGCCAAGAAAAAGTAAAAAAATGGAAGTTTTAACAATATATTTGTAAGGATCGAGCGTAAACCAGAATTCAAATCGTAAAAAAACACGTATCTCATTCTCATTTTTGAAAAACACAACATCAGCGCGCCAGGATATCTGAAAACCGTTGTGGTAAGCCTGTCCGGCTGCATGTCAAAACCATATTTAATCATCACCCGCATTCGCGCGGCGCATCGCGCGAAGGGACCCGAAGAAAACTATTTCACAAAATAACATCGCGGTATTGCATACGGCAGACATGGAGAGAGAATCCACACGTTGCATACAGCTAGTCAGTTTTATTACCAGTATGGAATGATGGCATCGCTACTTTTTATGAGCATCATTCCAGGGTTATCACCGTTATCAATTTTAGGAACAAATCGAATCGAAGTATGAGGCTTATGTCTGACAGTGAAGCAAACATCCCGTAGCATTAATATATGCGGCTGCGCAAATAATCTTTTGCGGTAATCCTGAGATTTTATCATTTGAAAACGACGTGTACAACGCCGATCGGCATTGCCATGCCTGCAACCGATTGTCAAATTATAAGGAATGGTTATGATATGTTGTTTACGGGGCCCCTGAGGCCATGTTTATCCATCCCATCCTGTTCGCCGGTCCAGGATTAACCTTCCAGCCGGCACATCACATTTGCTTTTACACAAACCAAACCAATATGCTATTCCATCAATCAAAATCCCTGCAGCTGAGAAGCTGCAACCGGACGGTGAGGCGTATCGCGGGGCTCGTCCCGGCCGCACTGTCTGTCTGCCTGCTGATGGGCTACGCCTCCCAGGGTATCGCCCGGGCTCCCTACGAAGCCGCAGCCTTCGACCGTAAGATTACGGGCCGCGTAACAGACGGAACAGGCGGAGGCCTTCCCGGTGTTACGATTGCCCTCAAAGGGGCCTCTACCGGTACCGTCACCGATGTAAACGGAGAGTATTCCCTCAATGTGCCCGACACCGGCGCCGTGCTTATTTTCCGCTTTGTGGGCTACAACACCCAGGAAGTGGCAGTCGGCAGCCAGGCGCGTGTCGATGTAGTGATGACCACTTCGGCCAAAGGCCTCAACGAGCTGGTGGTAGTGGGGTATGGTACACAGAAAAAGGGTAACCTTACCGGTGCAGTCACTTCGGTGAAAGCCGAACAACTAGTGAACATGGCGCCGGCTAACCTGTCCAATACCCTTGCCGGCCGTGCGCCTGGTGTGAATGTGACCAACACATCCGGGTTGGCGGGCTCTACTGCCGGGATAAGCATCCGTGGCGCTTTTGCGGAACCTTTGTATGTAATCGACGGTGTCGTGCGTGACAAGGAAGCCTTCGACGCATTGGAGGCAGCGGAAGTTGACCAGATGAGCTTCCTGAAAGACGCTGCCACCGCCGCGGTTTACGGATCCCGAGCGGGCAACGGCGTTGTTTTGGTTACTACCAAAAAGGGCTCCATCAGCAAACCCGTTTTCAGTTTTCAAACAAACTATACTACTGCCCGGCCCACGCGCGAGCTGCTGTCTGATAAAACAACTGCAGCCGACGAGCTGACTTACCAAAACCGCGTAGCGGAGTTCTTGGGAAATGCCAAACCGAACGGACAAGACGAGTTTGACTACTTTAAAGACAAGCACTATAACGTTCACGACTTCATCTGGCAGGATCCCAGCAGCCACC
Above is a genomic segment from Chitinophaga pollutisoli containing:
- a CDS encoding DUF3823 domain-containing protein, translated to MKRTAFIVGLGLLLTGMAACEKDNYDAPDAALYGNIYDAGTKTLLEQDVIRGSVVELKEHGWDNVQPQWLIFKTDGSYENSLLFEANYTVAPVRGNFIPVEPQDVRIAGRTQLDFNVTPYIRIVSPTITRTGNLVTATFQLQQQVTNNVRKIGLYAHSDFRVGETLRLTAAEQDINAVTDPATTYTLTIDLNAPNVRDILKPGRTYYFRIGALIDAVESKPNYAKAVSFDL
- a CDS encoding RagB/SusD family nutrient uptake outer membrane protein, with amino-acid sequence MQTFPKILTCLLAVMLFSCKSVLDLKPTDKILAEDLFGDPEGVKLYMANLYYQLPMEDFAYFRAGFNQNGGDPNNGGFAPAMVTDEAVHSEFGDFVGDGDFHWWDQGYKLIRDVNLLADAIPTLQIIEADKKKLTGESAFIKAFAYFALAKRYGGVPLIKQTQQYTGDVESLKVPRSTEKATWDYVMELCDQAIDNLEPGDGKSRRVTKYTAAALKSRAALHAASVAKFWSRAPMSGPAVTDKLVGMTAGDAAAYYTACIQASELIINSGAFALYGANPASPEEAAENYRMLFANPNGGDKETILIKGFTLPGNLTGHNYDIWYQPAQSANGWPHPGRMNPTLDLVDLYERYDNPGQSAPVVTTTEGDINDYGGFNAGLHYIQYDSPNDIFKGKDARLWGTAILPGTPWKGTPIIIQAGYVLPNGQAVVRTKAETTINGTTYYTYGAANTSQYSGFDSYGGNNTRTGFSFKKFMNHAAPVMAGWNQSTTDYIEFRYAEVLLNYAEAVVESGTGNAAEAAKALNDIRRRAGHTTAIPLTVANVQRERRVELAFENKRFWDLIRRREFHTEFNNRLLHSILPLQDLRALPATKYIFVRVVVPNSNPKTFPERSYYRYIPGIAGNGLVNNPQY
- a CDS encoding DUF1343 domain-containing protein, whose product is MRILFAIMTVLGLLAAPRARAQQPILTGADQTDVYLPMLKGKRVGLLVNPTSVIGSTPIVDSLLKRGVNIKMIFGPEHGFRNNASNGAEVADEIDPQTGIPVVSLYGNRRKPEPAQMAALDVLVFDLQDVGCRFYTLINSLREIMEACADAGKPLVILDRPNPNGFVDGPILDMSLESGIGRFPVPIAHGMTIGEFAQMINGQGWMRNKKKCDIRIVKLKNYRHDLDYTLPVAPSPNLNTQQSIVLYPSLCLFEGTILSQGRGTHFPFTVLGAPAFKGKFDFSFTPVSIPGKSESPLHKDVTCYGLDLRTFDITPWRKRGQINIGWMIELYKAYPNKKDFFNRSLSSAIGNIDYLAGTRDFRKQIEAGATEAEIRKSWEPGLSRYKVMRKKYVLYP
- a CDS encoding glycoside hydrolase family 71/99-like protein, which codes for MKSFFFSALAIIALSCAKKSGGNGQEPPPPTPPVKEIVYDETGCLYTAYDNLVMAGYQGWFAAQGDGSDRGWYHLGMGHCGGFKPGCSAVDFYPDMSEYTQKYKTDFKYADGTDAYMFSPYDETTVDLHFKWMKDYGIDGVFMQRFVVEVKESNPKGKRHFNKVLENALKAAKKHGRAICVMYDLSGCGPEDVAYIEQDWKELQSTFNLFDNKTHPTYLRHNKKPLMVLWGVGFNDNRRYTTANVDQLVGKLKGPEKRVSVMLGVPYYWRSMKNDTENNPALHALIKKSDIIMPWAVGRYSSGNYAQVAGVELAADIQWCKNNNVSYVPLAFPGFSWGNLKNDPAQYNSIPRLKGDFLWQQVAGAKISGAKSLYVAMFDEIDEGTAIFKCAREGELPLHGDRRFIGIEADLQSDHYLWLTGQAARWFHGEGGFGATRPVRN